Proteins encoded within one genomic window of Chelatococcus sp. HY11:
- a CDS encoding bifunctional rhamnulose-1-phosphate aldolase/short-chain dehydrogenase yields MSDVLDRKQSDRPLPHLLDNRWDEAYARGLDEPGLLLYRSNLLGSDKRITNYGGGNTSAKVVQPDPLTGKDVNVLWVKGSGGDIGTMALDGFATLYMDKLEALRGLYRGVAHEDEMVGFLPHCTFNLNPRASSIDTPLHAYLPYRHVDHIHPDAVIAIAATRNSRALTKAIYGDEIGWLPWRRPGFQLGLDLAQFAADHPHAKGVVLESHGLFTWGDSAQACYETTLRIVNKAIAWFDGEMAGAKIFGGERHKALAAAERHAFAARLMPAIRAFIGQDEKKVGHFDDQAVVLEFTGAQALEALAAQGTSCPDHFLRTKIRPLVLPFDPARGNIDEVIAGLEGSIGAYRKDYAAYYERCRHDNSPAMRDPNPVIYLVPGVGLISFARDKATARIAAEFYVNAINVMRGAAAVDTYQGLPEQEAFDIEYWLLEEAKLQRMPKPKSLAGRIAAVTGGAGGIGRAIAARLLAEGACVVLADIDAAALESAESDFARRFGADQVRSKVIDVTDEQAVLRGFQDICSAFGGLDILVSNAGIASSAPIEDTELSMWNRNIDILATGYFLVSREAFRLFRAQKLGGSVVFIASKNGLAASQNAAAYCTAKAAEIHLARCLALEGAGAGIRVNVVNPDAVLRGSKIWTGEWREQRAAASNLAVDDLEEYYRKRSLLGRPVLPEDVAEAVYFFSSDASSKSTGNIVNVDAGNAQSFTR; encoded by the coding sequence ATGTCCGACGTGCTAGACCGCAAGCAGAGCGACCGTCCGTTGCCGCATCTTCTCGATAACCGCTGGGACGAGGCCTATGCACGTGGCCTGGATGAGCCGGGCCTGCTTCTCTACCGCTCCAATCTTCTGGGCAGTGACAAGCGCATCACGAATTATGGCGGCGGCAATACCTCCGCGAAGGTGGTCCAGCCCGATCCGCTCACCGGCAAGGATGTGAATGTCCTATGGGTCAAGGGCTCCGGCGGCGACATCGGAACCATGGCGCTGGACGGCTTCGCCACGCTTTACATGGACAAGCTCGAGGCATTGAGGGGCCTCTATCGCGGCGTCGCCCACGAGGACGAGATGGTGGGCTTCCTGCCCCACTGCACCTTCAATCTTAACCCGCGCGCCTCCTCCATCGACACGCCGCTGCACGCCTATCTGCCGTATCGTCATGTCGATCACATCCATCCGGATGCCGTCATCGCGATTGCCGCGACGCGCAACAGCCGGGCGCTCACCAAAGCCATCTACGGCGACGAGATCGGATGGCTGCCCTGGCGTCGCCCCGGTTTTCAGCTCGGGCTCGATCTCGCGCAATTCGCCGCGGACCATCCGCATGCGAAGGGTGTCGTCCTCGAAAGCCACGGCCTCTTCACCTGGGGCGATAGCGCGCAGGCCTGCTATGAGACGACGCTCAGGATCGTCAACAAGGCGATTGCCTGGTTCGATGGTGAGATGGCCGGCGCGAAGATCTTTGGCGGCGAGCGCCACAAGGCGCTGGCGGCGGCCGAACGCCATGCCTTCGCGGCCCGCTTGATGCCCGCGATCCGGGCCTTCATTGGCCAAGACGAAAAGAAGGTCGGCCATTTCGACGATCAAGCGGTCGTGCTGGAATTCACGGGCGCCCAGGCGCTTGAAGCCTTGGCCGCGCAGGGCACGTCCTGCCCGGACCATTTCCTGCGCACCAAGATCAGGCCGCTCGTGCTGCCGTTTGATCCCGCGCGCGGCAATATCGATGAGGTGATAGCCGGCCTCGAGGGTTCGATCGGCGCCTATCGCAAGGACTACGCCGCTTATTATGAGCGCTGCCGCCATGACAATTCACCGGCGATGCGCGATCCCAACCCCGTGATCTACCTCGTGCCCGGTGTCGGCCTCATCTCTTTCGCGCGCGACAAGGCGACAGCGCGTATCGCGGCGGAGTTTTATGTCAATGCCATCAACGTGATGCGCGGTGCAGCGGCCGTCGATACCTATCAGGGGCTGCCCGAGCAGGAGGCCTTCGACATCGAATACTGGCTTCTCGAGGAGGCCAAGCTGCAGCGCATGCCGAAGCCGAAGTCGCTGGCGGGACGCATCGCGGCGGTGACAGGCGGTGCCGGTGGCATCGGCCGCGCGATTGCCGCGCGGCTTCTGGCGGAGGGGGCCTGCGTCGTCCTCGCCGATATCGACGCGGCGGCGCTGGAAAGCGCGGAAAGTGATTTCGCCAGGCGCTTCGGCGCCGACCAGGTGCGGTCGAAGGTCATCGACGTGACGGATGAGCAGGCGGTCCTGCGCGGTTTTCAGGATATCTGCAGCGCCTTTGGCGGCCTTGATATTCTGGTGTCCAACGCCGGCATCGCCTCCTCGGCGCCCATCGAGGACACGGAGCTGTCGATGTGGAACCGCAACATCGATATCCTCGCGACCGGCTATTTCCTGGTTTCGCGGGAGGCCTTCCGCCTGTTCCGCGCCCAGAAGCTCGGCGGCTCGGTGGTTTTCATCGCCTCGAAGAATGGCCTGGCGGCCTCGCAAAACGCGGCCGCCTATTGCACGGCCAAGGCTGCGGAGATCCATCTCGCGCGTTGTCTGGCGCTTGAGGGCGCCGGCGCTGGCATTCGGGTCAATGTCGTCAATCCCGATGCCGTGCTGCGCGGCTCGAAGATCTGGACTGGCGAATGGCGCGAGCAGCGCGCGGCCGCGTCCAATCTCGCCGTCGACGATCTGGAGGAATATTACCGCAAGCGCTCGCTCCTTGGACGCCCGGTCCTGCCCGAGGATGTCGCGGAGGCGGTCTATTTCTTCTCCTCGGACGCGTCTTCGAAATCGACCGGAAATATCGTCAATGTTGACGCGGGTAACGCGCAGTCCTTCACACGTTAG
- a CDS encoding DeoR/GlpR family DNA-binding transcription regulator, with protein MHERERHRIILSAIQGRPVASVQEIMELTGASEATIRRDISALALQKKLRKVRGGAEALNPSPYGSISGRPFHVAEVMNTAQKRAIARAAVDLCEEGDAVIINGGTTTFQMVHHLTSLRLHVLTNSFSIAEHLLKHSKCTVLVPAGAIYREQNLILSPFENDGIAHFRGRRMFMGAQGVSSMGIAEADPLIIQSEQRLMRQAEEIVLMVDSSKFLGRSAMIVAPLERVSTIITDDRLSDAAAKMIGNAGIRLIVAQEDRDADRDNDVGLSSA; from the coding sequence ATGCACGAACGCGAGCGTCACCGCATCATTCTCAGCGCCATTCAGGGGCGTCCGGTCGCGTCCGTGCAGGAAATCATGGAGTTGACCGGCGCGTCCGAGGCAACGATCCGCCGCGATATCAGCGCGCTCGCCCTGCAGAAGAAGCTGCGCAAGGTCCGTGGCGGCGCCGAGGCCCTGAACCCTTCGCCCTATGGCTCCATCTCAGGACGCCCGTTCCACGTCGCGGAGGTCATGAACACCGCGCAGAAGCGCGCCATCGCGCGTGCGGCCGTGGATCTCTGCGAGGAAGGTGACGCGGTCATCATCAATGGTGGCACCACGACCTTCCAGATGGTTCACCATCTCACCAGCCTGCGTCTGCATGTGCTCACCAATTCGTTCTCGATCGCCGAGCACCTCCTCAAGCATTCGAAATGCACCGTGCTCGTGCCGGCAGGCGCCATCTATCGCGAGCAGAACCTCATTCTCAGCCCATTCGAGAACGACGGCATCGCCCATTTTCGCGGCCGGCGCATGTTCATGGGCGCGCAAGGCGTGTCCTCGATGGGTATTGCCGAAGCCGATCCCCTGATCATACAATCCGAACAGCGACTTATGCGCCAGGCGGAAGAGATCGTCCTCATGGTGGACTCCTCGAAATTCCTTGGCCGCTCAGCCATGATCGTCGCGCCGCTCGAACGCGTCAGCACCATCATCACGGACGATCGTCTCAGCGACGCGGCCGCCAAGATGATTGGAAATGCCGGGATACGACTGATCGTGGCGCAGGAAGATCGCGACGCAGACCGCGACAACGACGTCGGGCTTTCCAGCGCCTGA
- a CDS encoding FGGY-family carbohydrate kinase translates to MSDPRYVAVIDIGKTNAKLVLHDMATTTDVVVHRTTNASLPGPPYPHVDVERLWGFICDALSRVAAEHRIDAISMTTHGACAALLSAIGPGANPEDPGLSLPILDYEATPPAALSIAYDRLRPDFEETASPALPNGLNLGRQLFWLEQAFPEDFARTRCIVTYPQYWAFRLTGETACDASSLGCHTDLWQPHAGTFSSLVEMRGWQHLFAPVRSSFAVLGTLRPEIAARVGLGDSPVPVHAGIHDSNASLLPYLLQRPAPFSVISTGTWVISFAVGGKPVALDPARDTLSNVDALGRATPSGRFMGGREFEVLTEGTSRPPTEAELARVLAAGLMVLPSFAPGTGPFPTGAGVWTRDPAALSAGERTAVASLYAALLSLTDLLLIGAEGPIIVEGPFATNTVYRDCLAAVSGRPVILLESATGTSAGAALLALGETRLRDHAIKPPSHQTADQAGAPPLRAELYRAYARQWHEAVAGHVASRP, encoded by the coding sequence GTGAGCGATCCGCGCTACGTTGCCGTCATCGATATCGGCAAGACAAACGCCAAGCTCGTCCTACACGACATGGCCACGACGACCGACGTGGTCGTCCACCGCACCACCAACGCCTCGCTGCCCGGCCCGCCCTACCCCCATGTAGATGTGGAGCGCTTGTGGGGGTTCATCTGCGACGCGCTCAGCCGTGTCGCCGCCGAACACCGCATCGACGCCATCTCGATGACCACGCATGGCGCCTGCGCCGCCTTGCTGTCCGCGATAGGCCCTGGCGCGAACCCCGAGGATCCCGGACTAAGCCTGCCCATCCTCGACTATGAGGCGACCCCACCGGCCGCGCTGAGCATCGCCTATGATCGCCTGCGGCCGGATTTCGAGGAAACCGCCTCGCCGGCGCTCCCCAACGGGCTCAACCTGGGACGTCAGTTATTCTGGCTGGAGCAGGCCTTCCCGGAGGATTTCGCCCGCACCCGCTGCATCGTCACCTATCCGCAGTACTGGGCCTTTCGGCTCACGGGCGAGACCGCCTGCGACGCCTCAAGCCTCGGCTGCCATACGGACCTCTGGCAGCCTCACGCGGGCACCTTTTCGAGCCTCGTGGAGATGCGCGGCTGGCAGCACCTGTTCGCGCCGGTCCGCTCCTCTTTCGCCGTGCTGGGCACGCTCCGGCCAGAGATCGCCGCGCGCGTGGGATTGGGAGATTCGCCGGTGCCCGTCCATGCCGGCATCCACGATTCCAACGCGTCGCTCCTGCCCTATCTACTGCAGCGCCCCGCGCCATTTTCCGTCATTTCGACGGGCACCTGGGTGATTTCCTTCGCGGTTGGAGGCAAGCCGGTGGCGCTCGATCCCGCCCGCGACACGCTTTCCAATGTCGATGCGCTTGGTCGCGCCACGCCCTCCGGGCGCTTCATGGGCGGCCGTGAATTCGAGGTCCTCACGGAAGGGACATCGCGGCCGCCCACCGAAGCCGAACTGGCGCGGGTTCTCGCGGCGGGTCTCATGGTGCTGCCCAGCTTCGCCCCTGGAACTGGCCCCTTTCCAACCGGCGCCGGCGTCTGGACACGGGATCCCGCGGCTCTTTCCGCAGGAGAACGCACGGCCGTCGCGAGCCTCTATGCCGCGCTTCTCTCGCTGACTGATCTCCTATTGATAGGCGCCGAAGGCCCCATCATCGTCGAGGGCCCTTTCGCGACGAATACCGTCTATCGGGATTGCCTCGCGGCGGTCAGCGGACGTCCCGTCATCCTCTTGGAAAGTGCGACCGGCACGAGCGCGGGCGCGGCTCTCCTTGCCCTTGGCGAGACCCGACTGCGAGACCACGCAATCAAGCCTCCATCGCACCAGACTGCTGATCAGGCGGGGGCGCCCCCTCTCCGCGCCGAGCTCTACCGGGCCTATGCCCGGCAATGGCACGAGGCCGTCGCCGGGCACGTCGCCTCCAGGCCTTAG
- a CDS encoding glycosyl hydrolase, with the protein MAGEKPDGKETLGSIMQGTDVNTIANLEAGFATPPEDSRIMMRWWWFGPVIEEEQLDREMLAMKDAGIGGFELAFLYPMHVDDEPQGFRTHRFLSDSFLKRVNFVSRRALELGLRMDVTIGSGWSYGGPTITEDLAAQRLRTEVREVAPGRDRMVRPVPYTHEKLVAVLVGKGSKQEMPRSYEVVDISGEGELRLPASEGPRVVVFCFSAPTGQVVKRATIGAEGYVLDHMKRDSIERHLADVGDKLMAAVEPGSVHSIFCDSLEVYGGNWTDDLLEEFRRRRSYDLTPYLPFIEHQIGETSPEIRRDFGRTLAELYEENFLVPMRAWADRHGVHFRIQNYGMPPASITSHRHAGLIEGEGFGWAGIPQTKWASSAGHLFGKPVISSETWTWIHSPSFRATPVDMKGEADQHFLLGINQLIGHGWPYSPPEAGKPGWMLYAAGALSNTNPWWPVMPDLARYLHRASFLLRQGEPVASVGLYAPTHDALGDFEVGTKEYLNLWKQTEIRIGKVIPRAIRNAGFDFDLFDDGTLAEAEARPFACIVLPNVRFLPEDTSRWLQAFAARGGQVVAVGRRPEGAWPGLTLIAEEELAAWLPGHVTPDMRLAEPSPDVGFVRRRLSDGDVYFVANTGAKPAQVSARFASEGAHIELWDALHDRRLSVAGPDVALDLPAYGSVFVILRASAGAHVPPAPRALAVRDSKPLQDGWSFAADDGAAHPVTLPHDWSKTPELAHFSGRGRYVTRLSLDRPLDSAARVVLDFGEAGPYRQELNEHGTIRGNSYAASLTPPLREVAVVRVNGREVGSVFAPPYAIDLTSAWQEGENEITIDVYNTAINLLAEGGRLPDMERLVAHYGQRARLQDLDDLKPLPSGLVTVPTLRILG; encoded by the coding sequence ATGGCCGGCGAAAAGCCGGACGGGAAGGAAACGCTGGGTAGCATCATGCAAGGCACCGACGTGAATACGATCGCCAATCTGGAGGCCGGTTTCGCCACGCCGCCGGAGGACAGCCGCATCATGATGCGCTGGTGGTGGTTTGGGCCCGTCATCGAGGAGGAGCAACTCGATCGTGAAATGCTGGCCATGAAGGATGCGGGTATCGGCGGCTTTGAGCTCGCCTTCCTGTATCCGATGCATGTCGACGACGAACCCCAGGGCTTCAGGACGCATCGTTTTCTGTCTGACAGCTTCTTGAAGCGCGTGAACTTCGTTTCGCGCCGCGCGCTGGAGCTGGGGCTGCGCATGGACGTGACCATTGGCAGCGGTTGGTCCTACGGCGGGCCCACCATCACGGAGGATCTCGCGGCGCAGCGACTACGCACCGAGGTCCGGGAAGTGGCACCCGGCCGCGATCGTATGGTCCGGCCTGTTCCCTACACGCACGAAAAGCTCGTCGCGGTCCTCGTGGGCAAGGGGTCGAAACAGGAGATGCCCCGCAGTTATGAGGTCGTCGACATCAGCGGCGAAGGAGAGTTGCGGCTGCCGGCCTCCGAGGGGCCGCGCGTGGTGGTCTTCTGTTTTTCCGCGCCAACCGGGCAGGTGGTGAAGCGCGCGACCATCGGGGCCGAGGGCTATGTGCTCGACCATATGAAGCGCGACTCGATCGAGCGCCACTTGGCCGACGTCGGTGACAAGCTCATGGCGGCGGTGGAGCCAGGGAGTGTCCATTCCATCTTCTGTGACAGCCTGGAAGTCTATGGCGGGAACTGGACAGATGACCTTCTCGAAGAGTTCAGGCGCCGCCGCAGCTACGACCTGACACCCTATCTGCCCTTCATCGAGCACCAAATCGGCGAGACCTCGCCTGAAATCCGCCGGGATTTCGGCCGGACGCTGGCGGAGCTCTATGAGGAGAACTTCCTTGTGCCGATGCGGGCCTGGGCTGACCGGCACGGCGTGCATTTCCGTATCCAGAACTATGGCATGCCGCCGGCCTCCATTACGAGCCACCGCCATGCAGGCCTGATCGAGGGCGAAGGCTTCGGCTGGGCCGGCATTCCGCAGACCAAATGGGCGTCGTCAGCCGGGCACCTGTTCGGCAAGCCCGTAATCTCCTCGGAGACATGGACCTGGATCCACTCGCCGTCGTTCCGTGCCACGCCAGTTGATATGAAGGGTGAGGCCGACCAGCATTTTCTTTTGGGAATCAATCAGTTGATCGGCCACGGCTGGCCCTATTCGCCGCCGGAGGCGGGCAAGCCCGGATGGATGCTCTATGCCGCTGGGGCGCTGTCCAACACCAACCCCTGGTGGCCGGTGATGCCGGATCTGGCACGCTATCTCCACCGCGCCAGCTTCCTGCTGCGGCAGGGCGAGCCGGTGGCCTCCGTGGGGCTCTATGCGCCGACCCATGACGCTCTCGGTGATTTTGAGGTCGGCACCAAGGAGTATCTCAACCTTTGGAAACAGACTGAGATCCGCATCGGCAAGGTCATCCCGCGCGCCATTCGCAACGCGGGCTTCGATTTCGACCTGTTTGACGATGGTACGCTGGCGGAGGCTGAGGCGCGGCCGTTCGCCTGCATCGTGCTGCCCAACGTGAGGTTTTTGCCTGAGGACACAAGCCGATGGCTCCAGGCTTTCGCGGCGCGGGGCGGCCAGGTGGTGGCCGTGGGCCGGCGCCCCGAAGGCGCGTGGCCTGGCCTCACTCTCATCGCGGAAGAGGAACTTGCTGCGTGGCTCCCGGGCCATGTCACGCCCGACATGCGGCTCGCCGAGCCGTCGCCGGATGTCGGCTTCGTGCGGCGGCGCCTTAGTGATGGCGACGTCTATTTCGTAGCCAATACAGGCGCGAAGCCCGCCCAGGTCTCGGCGCGCTTTGCTTCCGAGGGGGCGCATATCGAGCTGTGGGATGCCTTGCACGACCGGCGCTTATCCGTCGCGGGGCCGGACGTGGCGCTTGATTTGCCCGCCTATGGCTCGGTCTTCGTCATTCTGCGCGCCTCCGCCGGCGCCCATGTCCCCCCGGCTCCACGCGCCCTGGCGGTGCGGGACAGCAAGCCCTTGCAGGACGGCTGGAGCTTCGCGGCCGATGACGGGGCCGCTCACCCCGTGACACTGCCCCATGATTGGTCGAAAACGCCTGAGCTCGCCCATTTCTCCGGGCGGGGGCGCTATGTCACGCGCCTCAGTCTCGATCGGCCGCTCGATTCCGCAGCGAGAGTCGTGCTCGATTTTGGCGAGGCCGGACCTTATCGCCAGGAACTCAACGAACACGGCACCATTCGCGGCAATTCCTACGCCGCATCGCTGACGCCGCCGCTGCGTGAAGTTGCCGTCGTGCGCGTCAACGGCCGCGAGGTCGGTTCGGTCTTCGCGCCGCCCTATGCAATCGACCTGACGTCAGCATGGCAGGAGGGCGAGAACGAGATCACGATTGATGTCTATAATACGGCCATCAATCTCCTCGCCGAAGGGGGGCGCCTTCCGGACATGGAGCGCCTCGTCGCGCACTATGGGCAGAGGGCACGGCTGCAGGATCTCGATGATCTCAAGCCCTTGCCGTCCGGCCTCGTGACCGTGCCGACGCTCCGGATCCTGGGCTAG
- a CDS encoding extracellular solute-binding protein, with protein MPRKNDEGHIHSRRTILKLAAALSLSPLAVQKAFALDGQLRVYANSSLRAGVQAVAKAFVAKNSGVNVRTEFANTDQIQTTTRVQLGAGTAPDVITVWPGSGNPLSVGQIAPAGYLMDLTSQNFGAAVPELLQESFFVNGKSYFLPTTVSLIGTYANLKVVKELGLEQPTTWSEFLAFCQKVKDAGKIPLALGNGSPWVTQLVTYALVATTGFARNPTLAEDMRAGKLTFANSDGWREALEKYMELNKRGFFNPNPNGTSYDEALQMVGSGEAAMSILTSPSTKGILNFAGHRDFIIWPTPATDNPQETRVPSSLGNSLGINAKTRNPEAALAFLKFMGSPEMLSLMGSELDLPVLGKDVTYDPIFTDVMQMVNSGKIAMFMDNKWPNARVQQTHFSGIQELFAGSATIADVLKRMDQAYQSG; from the coding sequence ATGCCTAGGAAGAACGACGAAGGGCATATCCATTCTCGCCGTACCATCTTGAAGCTGGCGGCTGCCCTGAGCCTCAGCCCTCTCGCGGTCCAAAAGGCGTTCGCGCTGGACGGACAGCTGCGCGTCTATGCCAACAGCTCGCTGCGTGCCGGCGTGCAAGCCGTCGCAAAGGCCTTCGTTGCCAAAAATTCCGGCGTCAACGTGCGGACCGAGTTCGCCAATACCGACCAGATCCAGACCACGACGCGCGTGCAGCTTGGCGCGGGAACGGCACCGGACGTTATCACCGTGTGGCCCGGCAGCGGTAACCCCCTCTCCGTCGGCCAGATCGCGCCTGCCGGCTATCTTATGGACCTCACGAGCCAGAACTTCGGCGCGGCCGTGCCGGAGCTGCTTCAGGAGAGCTTCTTCGTCAACGGTAAGTCCTATTTCCTGCCAACGACGGTCAGCCTCATCGGGACCTATGCCAACCTCAAGGTCGTCAAGGAGCTCGGCCTAGAGCAGCCCACGACATGGAGCGAATTTCTCGCCTTCTGCCAGAAGGTGAAGGACGCGGGCAAGATTCCGCTCGCGCTGGGCAATGGCTCGCCCTGGGTTACCCAGCTCGTCACCTATGCTCTCGTCGCCACCACGGGCTTCGCCCGTAATCCCACGCTCGCCGAAGACATGCGCGCTGGCAAGCTCACCTTCGCCAATTCGGATGGCTGGCGGGAGGCGCTTGAAAAATACATGGAGTTGAACAAGCGCGGTTTCTTCAACCCCAATCCGAACGGCACCTCCTATGACGAGGCGTTGCAAATGGTCGGCAGCGGCGAGGCCGCCATGTCGATCCTGACGTCCCCCAGCACCAAGGGCATCCTGAATTTCGCGGGACACCGCGACTTCATCATCTGGCCGACACCTGCGACTGATAATCCGCAGGAGACCCGGGTGCCGTCGAGCCTCGGCAACAGTCTCGGCATCAATGCCAAGACGCGGAACCCCGAGGCGGCCCTCGCCTTTCTCAAGTTCATGGGCTCACCTGAGATGCTGAGCCTGATGGGGAGCGAGCTCGACCTGCCCGTTCTCGGCAAGGACGTGACGTACGATCCGATCTTCACAGACGTCATGCAGATGGTGAACAGCGGCAAGATCGCGATGTTCATGGACAATAAGTGGCCGAACGCGCGTGTGCAGCAAACCCATTTCAGCGGCATCCAGGAGCTCTTTGCGGGCTCGGCCACCATCGCCGACGTCCTGAAGCGCATGGACCAGGCTTACCAGTCAGGCTGA
- a CDS encoding sugar ABC transporter permease, protein MSSIADTADFPTKTPSMRKTWNFGGLFNAGLSWWFVIPALMLYCLIIVYPMLSGTGYAFTNWNGLTPDYSYVGFANFQRMFGDPQAMSAISTTLIMAFALVAGKIIVGLLLALALDSEIKSRNFLRMIFFMPVVLTPVIMSFSWKYIFSTTGALNQIIKLIGPPSWAQQWLGEPTLALFSVIFVTGWGSVGLAMVIFLAGLQGVPKELIEAAKIDGASSSARLRYIILPLLAPAMTVNVVIGLVQGLKFFDQIYVLTGGGPGYATETLSTIIYKTSFQFGEYGYGSATALVFALLVAAIVFAATHILRRREIPSG, encoded by the coding sequence ATGAGCAGCATCGCCGACACCGCTGATTTCCCAACGAAGACGCCAAGCATGCGAAAAACGTGGAATTTCGGTGGTCTGTTCAATGCCGGATTGAGCTGGTGGTTCGTTATCCCCGCTCTGATGCTCTATTGCCTGATCATCGTCTATCCGATGCTGTCCGGCACAGGATATGCGTTCACCAACTGGAATGGTCTCACACCCGACTATAGTTATGTCGGTTTCGCCAATTTCCAGCGCATGTTCGGCGACCCACAGGCGATGTCCGCTATCAGCACCACGCTGATCATGGCCTTCGCCTTGGTCGCGGGCAAAATCATCGTCGGGCTTCTTCTCGCACTCGCGCTCGACAGCGAAATAAAGAGCAGGAACTTCCTGCGCATGATCTTCTTCATGCCGGTCGTTCTCACGCCCGTGATCATGTCCTTTTCGTGGAAATATATTTTCTCCACGACAGGGGCACTTAATCAGATCATCAAACTGATCGGGCCGCCAAGCTGGGCCCAGCAATGGCTCGGTGAACCGACGCTCGCCCTGTTTTCTGTCATCTTCGTCACCGGTTGGGGCTCGGTGGGCCTCGCCATGGTCATCTTCCTCGCTGGCCTGCAGGGCGTGCCGAAGGAGTTGATCGAGGCCGCGAAGATCGACGGCGCCTCAAGTTCGGCGCGGCTGCGCTACATCATCCTGCCGCTGCTCGCGCCGGCCATGACAGTCAATGTGGTCATCGGCCTTGTCCAGGGCCTCAAATTCTTCGACCAGATCTATGTATTGACTGGCGGTGGTCCGGGCTATGCAACGGAAACCCTATCCACCATCATCTACAAGACAAGCTTCCAGTTTGGCGAATACGGCTATGGGTCAGCGACTGCTCTTGTTTTCGCCCTTCTCGTCGCCGCCATCGTCTTCGCTGCCACGCATATTCTGAGACGCAGGGAGATCCCCAGTGGATGA
- a CDS encoding carbohydrate ABC transporter permease: protein MDDRRYTFGTFALEVAMIALAAVFAFPIYILVVLAFKSQAEWREAPLSPPSDPYLGNFQTAWHDAYLADALISSVTVVAGSLVVLVAVGSLAAYFVARCKPRLGYGLYLFFLTGLILPFQLALIPLYQLMRDMGLLGSPLSLILFYSGLQLPFTIFLYAGFIRTIPRTYEEAARIDGASDLVAFIHIILPMLRPITGTVLILNGVFIWNDFMTPLLYLSGSSWATVPVAIYAFVDQYVTQWGIVFAALLIGIAPVMLAFLFLQRNMIKGFASGIKG, encoded by the coding sequence GTGGATGACCGCCGCTATACATTCGGGACCTTCGCGCTCGAAGTGGCGATGATCGCCCTCGCGGCAGTCTTCGCCTTTCCGATCTACATTCTTGTGGTCCTCGCATTCAAATCGCAGGCGGAGTGGCGCGAGGCGCCGCTGTCTCCGCCAAGCGATCCCTATCTCGGGAACTTCCAGACCGCCTGGCACGACGCCTATCTCGCCGACGCGCTCATATCGAGCGTCACGGTCGTCGCCGGCAGCCTCGTCGTCCTTGTCGCGGTCGGATCGCTTGCCGCCTATTTCGTGGCGCGATGCAAGCCGCGGCTCGGCTATGGGCTTTATCTCTTCTTCCTGACCGGCTTGATCCTGCCTTTCCAGCTTGCGCTCATTCCGCTCTATCAGCTGATGCGCGACATGGGTCTGCTGGGTTCACCGCTGTCGCTCATCCTGTTCTATTCCGGGCTGCAGCTGCCCTTCACCATCTTCCTCTATGCCGGGTTCATCAGGACCATTCCAAGGACCTATGAGGAGGCCGCCCGGATCGATGGCGCGAGCGATCTCGTCGCCTTCATCCACATCATCCTGCCGATGTTGCGGCCGATCACCGGCACGGTGCTGATCCTCAACGGCGTCTTCATCTGGAACGACTTCATGACGCCGCTCCTCTATCTCAGCGGTTCGAGCTGGGCGACGGTGCCGGTCGCGATCTATGCCTTCGTCGACCAATACGTGACGCAATGGGGCATCGTCTTCGCCGCGCTTCTCATCGGCATCGCTCCGGTTATGCTGGCCTTCCTCTTCCTGCAGAGGAACATGATCAAGGGCTTCGCCAGCGGCATCAAAGGTTAG